Proteins encoded together in one Salmo trutta chromosome 3, fSalTru1.1, whole genome shotgun sequence window:
- the LOC115180871 gene encoding guanine nucleotide-binding protein-like 1: MPRKKPFSTKQKKKQMQVKRERKRGEPGSGPSSRNASVERGMDRERQSDTSDSETTDVRRINQQPGIREGRYDPNRFRLHFEKESREEVERRKKLAREKVLDQMLDKDLEVDINDIYPTEKGLEFPRRPPWNYGMNREELLKKEEKSYREYLNDLHSRNPPGSLSHFEHNLETWRQLWRVLEMSDVILLIVDIRHPVLQFPPALYHYITGELQKQVVVVLNKADLCPPPLVLAWTHYLQTQFPHLHCVCFTSHPGQPYSTVLQKKRMRKKGTCGWGHAGGPTHILKACQEITAGKVDLSSWEKKIQRDAVAMGSEGEQSEEGVDSVLVEHQSDVAMEMSSPSQELYKDGVLTLGCIGFPNVGKSSVLNSLVGRKVVSVSRTPGHTKYFQTYYLTPTVKLCDCPGLVFPSLVNKQLQILAGIYPVSQLQEPYSSVGYLCERTPFLSVLKLRHPSVEGPQHAPKGGEKEREQGPEHSWTAWDVCEAWAERRGYKTAKAARNDVYRAANSLLRLAVDGRLCLCLRPPAYNDQREQWESHPDLAEIIALQGRKEEGAGERDEEEEGESSSEPEEERDRDADDDDEDGDDEDEGFGHPAVKERKGPTSLTVNMFDVLRENECE; encoded by the exons GTGAGCCAGGCTCAGGGCCCAGCAGCCGTAATGCCAGTGTGGAGCGGGGGATGGACAGGGAGAGGCAGTCGGACACCTCAGATAGTGAAACCACAGATGTCAGGAGGATAAACCAGCAGCCTGGCATCAGGGAGGGCAGATACGACCCCAATAG gTTCCGTCTGCACTTTgagaaggagagcagagaggaggtggagaggaggaagaagctTGCCAGAGAGAAGGTTCTGGACCAGATGTTAGACAAAGACCTGGAGGTTGACATCAACGACATCTACCCCACAGAGAAAG GTCTTGAGTTTCCGCGGCGACCTCCGTGGAACTATGGGATGAATCGTGAGGAGCTGCTGAAGAAAGAAGAGAAGTCATACCGGGAATATCTGAACGACCTGCACTCCAGAAACCCACCTGGATCCCTCAGCCATTTTGAGCACAATCTGGAG ACGTGGAGACAGTTGTGGAGAGTGTTGGAGATGTCTGATGTGATCCTGCTCATCGTGGACATCAGGCATCCG GTGCTGCAGTTTCCCCCAGCGCtgtaccactacatcactggggagCTGCAGAagcaggtggtggtggtgctgaacAAAGCTGACCTGTGTCCCCCTCCGCTGGTGCTGGCCTGGACACACTACCTCCAGACACAGTTCCCCCACCTCCACTGTGTCTGCTTCACATCACACCCCGGCCAGCCATACAGCACAG TGCTtcagaagaagaggatgagaaaaAAGGGTACATGTGGATGGGGACATGCGGGGGGCCCCACCCACATCCTGAAGGCGTGTCAGGAAATCACAGCAGGAAAAG TGGACTTGTCGAGCTGGGAGAAGAAGATCCAGAGAGATGCGGTTGCTATGGGATCAGAGGGGGAGCAGTCAGAGGAGGGGGTGGACTCTGTGCTAGTGGAGCACCAGAGTGATGTTGCCATGGAGATGAGCAGCCCCTCCCAGGAGCTGTATAAAGATGGCGTGCTCACGCTGGGCTGTATAG gctTCCCTAACGTGGGGAAGTCATCAGTATTGAACAGTCTGGTAGGTAGGAAGGTGGTGAGTGTGTCTCGAACCCCCGGCCACACCAAATACTTCCAGACCTACTACCTCACACCCACTGTCAAACTGTGTGACTGCCCTGGACTGGTCTTCCCTTCACTAGTCAACAAACAACTACAG ATCCTAGCTGGTATCTACCCAGTGTCTCAGCTGCAGGAGCCCTACAGTTCTGTAGGTTATCTGTGTGAGCGGACCCCCTTCCTGTCGGTGCTCAAGCTCCGGCACCCCAGCGTGGAGGGCCCACAGCATGCACCCAaggggggggagaaggagagggagcagGGGCCCGAGCACAGCTGGACAGCCTGGGACGTGTGTGAGG CCTGGGcagagaggaggggttataagacAGCGAAGGCAGCTCGTAACGACGTGTATCGGGCAGCTAACAGTCTGCTGCGGCTGGCCGTCGATGGTAGGCTGTGTCTGTGCCTCAGACCTCCTGCATACAACGATCAGAGAG AGCAGTGGGAGTCCCACCCAGACCTGGCAGAGATCATCGCTCTACAGGGGCGGAAGGAAGAGggggcaggagagagggatgaggaggaggagggggagtccAGCTCTGAGCCGGAGGAGGAAAGGGATAGggatgctgatgatgatgatgaggatggtgatgatgaagatgaaggGTTTGGACACCCAGCAGTGAAAGAGAGGAAGGGGCCAACCAGCCTCACAGTCAACATGTTCGATGTCCTCCGGGAAAACGAGTGCGAGTGA